In one window of Burkholderia sp. NRF60-BP8 DNA:
- a CDS encoding Pr6Pr family membrane protein, protein MSKAFFVAAYRLIAALLAVSTTLHSVADYWRLPNFHLGNYLSYFTQLSSLYAAAMLAAGLWRIARPGSARYESMRGAAVLYVLITAIVYELLLARLDALRHVTPAFNNWVLHRIVPLVMLCDWLYVEPRSPIPRRSAFAWLGFPVVYLGYTLVRGAVENWYPYPFVDPRPHGYLPVAIQCSLIAFGAAALALGICWLGNRARQSGAATLEKG, encoded by the coding sequence ATGAGCAAAGCGTTCTTCGTTGCGGCCTACCGGCTGATCGCCGCGTTGCTCGCGGTGTCCACCACGCTGCACAGCGTCGCCGACTACTGGCGCCTGCCGAACTTCCATCTCGGCAACTACCTCAGCTACTTCACGCAACTGAGCAGCCTCTACGCGGCCGCGATGCTGGCCGCGGGGCTATGGCGCATCGCACGCCCCGGCTCGGCCCGCTACGAATCGATGCGCGGCGCGGCGGTGCTGTACGTGCTGATCACCGCGATCGTCTACGAGCTCCTGCTCGCGCGGCTCGATGCGCTGCGCCACGTCACGCCGGCGTTCAACAACTGGGTACTGCACCGGATCGTGCCGCTCGTGATGCTGTGCGACTGGCTGTATGTCGAACCGCGCTCGCCGATTCCGCGCCGCAGCGCATTCGCATGGCTCGGCTTTCCGGTCGTCTATCTCGGCTATACGCTCGTGCGCGGCGCGGTGGAGAACTGGTATCCCTACCCGTTCGTCGATCCGCGGCCGCACGGCTACCTGCCCGTCGCGATCCAGTGTTCGCTGATCGCGTTCGGCGCGGCGGCGCTCGCATTGGGCATTTGCTGGCTCGGCAATCGTGCGAGACAATCCGGCGCCGCGACGCTCGAGAAAGGATGA
- a CDS encoding cytochrome b, with amino-acid sequence MKNILAKQTRYSSPAIFFHWAIFVLVALAYLAIEIRGPKGSDSRALWMNVHLTAGTFVLVLSVLRVLWRVVSRVPEAIPQAALLRWLSKLAHVALYVFIIAQPLLGIMMINMGGKPVSLDWLGVSFTLFGPDKALRPTIKEAHELIGNAFYFVIGLHALAALYHHFIRRDDVLRRMAP; translated from the coding sequence ATGAAAAACATCCTCGCGAAACAGACGCGCTACAGCTCGCCCGCGATCTTCTTCCACTGGGCCATCTTCGTGCTGGTCGCGCTGGCCTACCTGGCCATCGAGATTCGCGGACCGAAAGGCAGCGACAGCCGTGCGTTATGGATGAACGTGCATCTGACGGCCGGTACGTTCGTCCTCGTGCTGTCGGTACTGCGCGTGCTGTGGCGAGTCGTCAGCCGCGTGCCGGAAGCGATTCCGCAGGCGGCGCTGCTGCGCTGGCTGTCGAAGCTCGCGCATGTCGCGCTCTACGTGTTCATCATCGCGCAGCCGCTGCTCGGCATCATGATGATCAACATGGGCGGCAAGCCGGTGTCGCTCGACTGGCTCGGCGTGTCGTTTACGCTGTTCGGCCCCGACAAGGCGCTGCGGCCGACGATCAAGGAAGCGCACGAGCTGATCGGCAACGCGTTCTATTTCGTGATCGGCCTGCATGCGCTGGCCGCGCTCTACCATCACTTCATCCGGCGCGACGACGTGCTGCGGCGCATGGCGCCCTGA
- a CDS encoding DUF938 domain-containing protein, giving the protein MTGAATSPDPSARLSAPAAERNRGPILDVLRRVLPASGSVLEIASGTGQHVAHFAQALPGLHWQPSDPDAHARRSIAAWVAHAGLENVAGPLAFDVRDTPWPVAALDAIVCINMIHISPWACTDALFAGASRVLRPGGVLFLYGPYRREGRHTAPSNEAFDRQLRSRDPSWGVRDLETVVALGLDRGLDCIEVVEMPANNLSVVFRRLPHAEQ; this is encoded by the coding sequence GGCGCCGGCGGCCGAACGCAATCGCGGCCCGATCCTCGACGTGCTGCGCCGCGTGCTGCCCGCGAGCGGCAGCGTGCTCGAAATCGCGAGCGGCACCGGGCAGCACGTCGCGCACTTCGCGCAGGCGTTGCCGGGCCTGCACTGGCAGCCGAGCGATCCCGATGCGCACGCGCGGCGTTCGATCGCCGCGTGGGTCGCGCATGCGGGCCTCGAGAACGTCGCCGGGCCGCTGGCGTTCGACGTGCGCGACACGCCGTGGCCGGTCGCGGCGCTCGACGCGATCGTCTGCATCAACATGATTCATATCTCGCCGTGGGCCTGCACCGACGCGCTGTTCGCGGGGGCGTCGCGCGTGCTGCGGCCGGGCGGCGTGCTGTTCCTGTACGGCCCGTACCGTCGCGAAGGCCGGCATACGGCGCCGTCGAACGAAGCCTTCGACCGGCAGTTGCGCAGCCGCGACCCGTCGTGGGGCGTGCGCGATCTCGAGACCGTGGTCGCGCTCGGCCTCGATCGCGGGCTCGATTGCATCGAGGTCGTCGAGATGCCGGCGAACAACCTGAGCGTCGTGTTCCGGCGCCTGCCGCACGCGGAGCAATGA
- the gndA gene encoding NADP-dependent phosphogluconate dehydrogenase, whose product MGKQAIGVIGLAVMGRNLALNIESRGYAVSVYNRSREKTDELIAEFPGRNLVPTYTLEEFVASLETPRRILMMVKAGEATDATIASLKPLLEKGDVLIDGGNTHFTDTIRRNQELAQSGLHFIGTGVSGGEEGALRGPSIMPGGQRDAYDLVEPILKQIAAKAPSDGEPCVAYMGPDGAGHYVKMVHNGIEYGDMQLIAESYSVLKDVAGLTNDELGAVYTEWNQGELDSYLIEITSKIFGKKDEETGKHLVDVILDRAAQKGTGKWTSQNALDLGVPLPLITESVFARVLSSLKTERVAASKILSGPAAAPFDGDRAAFVEAVRRALYLSKVISYAQGFAQLRTASEEYGWNLDLGTIAKIFRAGCIIRARFLQKITDAYAKDPALANLLLDPYFKDIAANYQASLRDVVVAAVKAGVPVPAFASAVAYFDSYRSERLPANLVQAQRDFFGAHTFERTDKPGSFHANWS is encoded by the coding sequence ATGGGCAAACAAGCAATCGGTGTGATCGGGCTCGCGGTGATGGGCCGCAATCTCGCACTCAATATCGAGAGCCGCGGTTACGCGGTGTCGGTGTACAACCGCAGCCGCGAGAAAACCGACGAACTGATCGCCGAATTCCCCGGCCGCAATCTGGTGCCGACCTATACGCTCGAGGAATTCGTCGCGTCGCTCGAAACGCCGCGCCGGATCCTGATGATGGTGAAGGCCGGGGAAGCGACCGATGCGACGATCGCATCGCTCAAGCCGCTGCTCGAGAAGGGCGACGTGCTGATCGACGGCGGCAATACGCACTTCACCGACACGATCCGCCGCAACCAGGAACTCGCGCAGTCGGGCCTGCATTTCATCGGCACCGGCGTGTCGGGCGGCGAAGAGGGCGCGCTGCGCGGCCCGTCGATCATGCCCGGCGGCCAGCGCGACGCGTACGACCTCGTCGAGCCGATCCTCAAGCAGATCGCCGCGAAGGCGCCGTCGGACGGCGAGCCGTGCGTCGCGTACATGGGCCCGGACGGCGCGGGCCACTACGTGAAGATGGTCCACAACGGCATCGAATACGGCGACATGCAGCTGATCGCCGAAAGCTACTCGGTGCTGAAGGACGTCGCGGGCCTGACCAACGACGAACTCGGCGCGGTGTACACCGAATGGAACCAGGGCGAGCTCGACAGCTACCTGATCGAGATCACGTCGAAGATCTTCGGCAAGAAGGACGAGGAGACCGGCAAGCATCTCGTCGACGTGATCCTCGATCGCGCCGCGCAGAAGGGCACCGGCAAGTGGACGAGCCAGAATGCGCTGGATCTCGGCGTGCCGCTGCCGCTCATCACGGAGTCGGTGTTCGCGCGCGTGCTGTCGTCGCTGAAGACCGAGCGCGTCGCGGCCAGCAAGATCCTGTCGGGCCCGGCCGCCGCGCCGTTCGACGGCGATCGTGCCGCATTCGTCGAAGCGGTGCGCCGCGCGCTGTACCTGAGCAAGGTGATCTCGTACGCGCAGGGCTTCGCGCAACTGCGCACGGCGTCGGAAGAGTACGGCTGGAACCTCGATCTCGGGACGATCGCGAAGATCTTCCGCGCCGGCTGCATCATCCGCGCGCGCTTCCTGCAGAAGATCACCGACGCATATGCGAAGGATCCGGCGCTCGCGAACCTGCTGCTCGACCCGTACTTCAAGGACATCGCCGCGAACTACCAGGCATCGCTGCGCGACGTCGTGGTGGCCGCGGTGAAGGCCGGCGTGCCGGTCCCGGCGTTCGCATCGGCGGTCGCGTACTTCGACAGCTACCGTTCGGAGCGGCTGCCGGCGAACCTTGTGCAGGCGCAGCGAGACTTCTTCGGCGCGCATACGTTCGAGCGCACCGACAAGCCGGGCAGCTTCCACGCGAACTGGTCGTAA
- a CDS encoding peptidoglycan DD-metalloendopeptidase family protein, producing the protein MRETIPIHDALTRWLPQAALVAAAIALAGCTMTPWTDSWQPTRQPAPTSAATPGVIAGYYRVNPGDTLAGIASAYGQRVQDVASWNHMAPTDAVSPGQVLRVAPPPAAASYGQPPAAAAQPGSLAWPATGVVATPFSAGKTRGVVIAASGPDHSVRAAANGRVVYAGSGVKAYGPLVILKHDNGLITAYGHNGKLLVNEGDAVRQGQPVAEMGTDASGRSTFEFEVRQNGKVVDPMNFLPRNGG; encoded by the coding sequence TTGAGAGAAACTATTCCCATCCACGACGCGCTCACGCGCTGGCTGCCGCAGGCGGCGCTCGTTGCCGCGGCCATCGCGCTGGCGGGCTGCACGATGACGCCGTGGACCGACAGTTGGCAACCCACGCGTCAACCGGCGCCTACGTCGGCGGCGACGCCGGGCGTGATCGCCGGCTATTACCGCGTGAACCCGGGCGATACGCTGGCGGGCATCGCGAGCGCCTACGGGCAGCGCGTGCAGGACGTGGCCAGCTGGAACCACATGGCGCCCACCGACGCCGTGTCGCCGGGCCAGGTGCTGCGGGTCGCGCCGCCGCCGGCCGCGGCCTCGTACGGGCAGCCGCCCGCGGCGGCCGCCCAGCCGGGCTCGCTCGCATGGCCGGCCACGGGCGTCGTCGCGACACCGTTCTCGGCCGGCAAGACGCGCGGCGTCGTGATCGCCGCGTCCGGGCCCGACCATTCGGTGCGGGCCGCGGCAAACGGGCGTGTGGTGTACGCGGGCTCCGGCGTCAAGGCGTACGGTCCGCTCGTGATCCTGAAGCACGACAACGGGCTCATCACGGCCTACGGGCACAACGGCAAGCTGCTCGTCAACGAGGGCGACGCGGTGCGCCAGGGGCAGCCGGTCGCCGAAATGGGCACCGACGCGAGCGGTCGTTCGACGTTCGAGTTCGAGGTCCGTCAGAACGGCAAGGTCGTCGATCCGATGAACTTCCTGCCGCGCAACGGCGGCTGA
- a CDS encoding DUF2946 family protein codes for MLHRHRHLTAWLGLIAIWIAIAAPLVSQWRIAQAATPDAIVCSTDHGAHRSSDTGGMHGHALHLDACGYCGFFAHSPAIGAPAAASVDFLPVVSVSAVTSPAVAARSDRYPRAYPRAPPERA; via the coding sequence ATGCTGCACCGACATCGTCACCTGACTGCCTGGCTTGGCCTGATCGCGATCTGGATCGCGATCGCGGCGCCGCTGGTGTCGCAGTGGCGTATCGCGCAAGCGGCGACGCCCGATGCGATCGTCTGCAGTACCGATCATGGTGCGCATCGTTCGTCCGATACGGGCGGCATGCACGGTCATGCGTTGCATCTCGACGCGTGCGGCTACTGCGGTTTCTTCGCGCATAGCCCGGCCATCGGCGCGCCTGCCGCCGCATCGGTCGACTTCCTTCCCGTCGTTTCCGTTTCCGCCGTCACGTCGCCTGCCGTCGCGGCGCGCAGCGACCGCTATCCGCGCGCGTATCCGCGCGCACCGCCCGAGCGCGCCTGA
- a CDS encoding DUF4148 domain-containing protein, which yields MKSLIATFAAAAVLAVPAVSFAQQNAPVTRAQVKAELVQLQQAGYKLGSDRTNYPEGIQAAEARVNPQQNVAAADTTGYGAQPAAGQESGAPAAAKTGWQVKRISDGAPVYKGR from the coding sequence ATGAAATCGCTGATCGCAACGTTCGCTGCTGCTGCTGTCCTCGCCGTTCCCGCCGTCTCGTTCGCCCAACAGAACGCGCCCGTCACCCGTGCACAGGTGAAGGCGGAGCTGGTCCAGCTGCAACAGGCCGGCTACAAGCTGGGCAGCGACCGGACCAACTACCCGGAAGGCATCCAGGCTGCCGAAGCCCGTGTGAACCCGCAACAGAACGTCGCTGCGGCCGACACGACCGGCTACGGTGCGCAACCGGCCGCCGGCCAGGAATCGGGCGCACCGGCTGCGGCCAAGACCGGCTGGCAAGTCAAGCGCATCTCGGACGGCGCACCGGTCTACAAGGGTCGTTAA